A stretch of DNA from Gallus gallus isolate bGalGal1 chromosome 7, bGalGal1.mat.broiler.GRCg7b, whole genome shotgun sequence:
CAGGCGCCCGGGGGCAGGTGAGGAGGGCAGGCAGGGCCGTGGGGGACACCCGGCCGCACACCCACCTGATGGGAATCTTGAATTCCTGCTGGGCCGCCGCCAGGAAGCGGCTGAGAGCCTCGTGGGGCTGGTAGAAGCCCATCAGCAGGATCTCCTTCAGGCCGGGCACCTGCGGGGGCACAGTGGGAGGGCAGCTCCTGCAcggcgcccggcccggcccggctcagCCCGGCCCCCGCGTACCTTGGCGCAGGCTTCGATGTGGTGCTGCACCATGGGCACGCCGGCCACGGGGAACAGCGGCTTGGGCACCTCGAAAGAGAGCGGCCGGAAGCGGGTGCCTGCGGGGCACAGCGGgtcggcggggccgggcgcgggcTGACAGCCCCGCGGTGCCCGGCCACTTACCCTTCTGCGGGCCCCCGATGAGGATCACGGCCTTCAGCGGCATGACGGCGCGGctgccccggcccggcccggcgcggcACTTCCGGGACACATCAGCGCGCTCCGTCGCCGCGGCGTCACCGCCGgcgccgccccgctcccctgcgccgcgcccgccgcccgcgAGGGGGCGCCGTAGCGCTGCTGGAGCGGTCGCGCATGCGCGTTGAGGGCGGGGCTGTGCGCGTGCGCGGCCGAGCGGGAACGGGTGGTGCGTGTGTGAGGGAGGGTGCTGTGTGCGCGCGCGGCCAGCCCCGAGCCGGCGCTGCTCCCCGCCCTGAGTTCAGCCCTGAGCCGAGGCCCCCCCCAGGCTGTCCCCACGCCGTAGGCACGCTACCCCTCCCACAGAGGCACGCAGACAGGCTcgggctgctcagggccttTATTGCTGCTCTGGCACGGTGCTCGCTCCGGCCCGGAGGGACAGCAGCGGCTCCGGGGCCTGGCAGAGAGGTGGGGGCGCGGAGCAGGGGCAGAACTTCTCCCCGCGGTCCATAAATAAAGTCCAGTCGCTGCAGCGCAGTTGCCCCGTGCCGCCCCAGCCTGGGGCACCCAGGGGAGGCGAAGGGGGTCTGCGCGGCACGGGGCGCCCCGCAGGCCGGCGTGTATGTGCGAGGGCATGCGTGTGCGTGGGGGCGTGTGGTTCGGCAAGGCACGTGTGGGGCTGCACGTGGGGCgggaggggctgcggggggccGATTTGGGTACGGGCGGCTGCGAGCGTCTCTTCCTGCTCGGAGCGCCCCCAGAAGCGCGAGCGGTGTGGGCCTGAGCAGGTGCAGAGCGTGCGTAGCCCGGGGAAGGCACCGGTGTGGGGCCCGGGCCGCAGCCctctggagcaggagcaggagcgGGCCCTGCTGCCGGCCGGCCCCTCTGCCCAGCCCAGCGGAGCAGCCTCTGTCCTCGGCACTCCCGCGCGAAGCACGCTGACCGCGGACGTCCCCAGTCTGTGCTGGGGGACGGGGCCGCCCCTCGCCCCCCCGTGTCGTGACAGTGGGAGCCGTGGGCTGCGGGTAAGGCACGTGGCTGGGCTGGATGCTGCAGGGGCAGCCGCGTTTTGGGGCCGGTCCCCCACCGACCACGTGGCCTAGGCCGGCCGGCATGCTGGCAGATCTTCCGGACCCCCATCTCTGTCCCCATCCTGTCCCCATCGCGTTCTTCCCCCAACCCTCGGCCACATTCTCCGTCCATCCCAGCATCGCCACCTGACCCCAGCTGGGGCACAATCTTCCGGAAACTCTTCTTCGACTCCACTGAAAGACGCCGCTCGTCTCTGTCCCTGTCCTGCCCTGCCGGCATCCCTGGCAGGTGGGGTCCGTGGGCTCATCCCGGCTCCTCGGCCGCCCTGTCCCGCGGCCCCTGGAATGTTCCTCTGGCTCCTCACCCCTCACGGCTACTGCGGCCCCGGCGGCTGGCCGCCCTGGTAGGAGCGGAGTAAGACCTTGTGCTTGGTGACAGCCTCACCACGGCGCCGCTGGTGCTCCACCAGGAACTCCTTGAGGCGGTTGGTGGTGAAGGTGAGAGTCTGGCGGCGCAGCTTCATCAGGTAGGCATCCTGGAGCCAGGTGTTGGCGAAGCAGTCCTTCACTGTGGGGCGGCTCCTGCGGCAGCTCAGTGTCAGAGACCACGGGGTGCCCACCACCTCCCCACCATCCCCAAGCCAAACACCAGCACTTCCTTCCAAGACCCCCTCGGTGTCCCCGTGGGTCTTCCCAAGCAGGGATGGGGCTCAGGAGACACTCACCAGGGGTGGACGGTGAGGACCTTGCGGATGAAGAGGGCGGCGCTCTGCGAGACGTTGGGGTACAGCTTGAAGGCATCGAAGCGCCCTGCCAGGATGCGGTTCTCTGTCTCAATGGGGTCCAGTTCAAAGAATGGTGACCGCCCGCTCAGCCTGGGAGGGAGGAAGTGGCACgggctgggcacagcagtgAGAGGGCACCGAGCGCCCACCCAGTCCCCACGTGGGACAAACATCCAGCTGGGAACAGTCTGTAGGGCTACAGCTTCCCCCCCTAGCCTGGTGGCTCTGCGTGGGGATTGCTACATCTCAGATGCTCAGCCCCGAGCCCCTTTCTCTTACATGATGTAGGTGAGGACGCCAACACCCCAAACATCCGCAGCGGAGCCCACCGGGTCGCCTTTCACCACTTCTGGCGCTGCAGACAGAGTGAGCAGCTCTGTCAACCCCAGCACCCCCAGTACGCACAGCACCCCCAACACCCACAGCCAACACAGCACCACCAACAGCCCGCCCTTTCTCCCTCCGTACCCCTTGCTGACACCCAAACACAACCCAGCATCAAGTCCCCCAACTGCCCCACAGACACCCAAATgctcccactgagcccaacagCTCTAACAGTCCCCTCTAGATACCCCCAGCATCCCAACCACTACTCAGCTTCCCCAGGCACCTCTCAGCTCCCCAGGCTCTGTGCACGAGCACAGCCGGCCCCACTCACACATGTACTCCAGTGTGCCCACGCGTCGCCCCAGCTGCCGCAGCACCAGGGGGTTGTAGGTCTGGGCGCTGCCAAAATCAATGATCTTGAGAGCGTTTGTGCCCGAGACCACAACGTTGTCAGGCTTGATGTCAAGGTGCACAATGCGGCGGCCATGCAGGTACTCgaggccctgcagcagctgcaggacgTAGCTCACCACATCGTCCTCTGAGTAGCGAAACCTGGGAATAGGGGACATGAGCAGGCTCCCCACACTGGTCCCCCAAACCCAGCCACCCCCACCCCCTGGACCTGTCCACGATGCTGTAGAGGATCTCCTTGCCAGCACAGTTCTCGCAGATGAGCACCAGGTAGCGAGGGGTGATGTACGCCTCGTGCAGGGCCATGATCCGCTCGTGGTGCAGTGCCTTCAGGATCTCGTACTCCTGCAGCACGCTCTGCTTCCTCTCTGCCTCGTAGGGCACAATCTTGGCCATGAAGAGCTTTCCTGTGGCATTCTCCTTGCACAGCCGAATTACCCCAAAGCGGCCCCTGAGGCACAGGGTGATGCTCAGCCCCTTGTACAGGATGCTCCAGGGGCACCCTGGTGCAGCACCCCATCCCTCGCTTCCTCACCTTGCTTTCTCATCCAGGAAGGTGTATGGCTTCTGGGGGACACCCTGCCGCAGTGCCGTGCCATCCGGGGCCCTGCTGTCACCAGAGGGCTCCTTGGAGGACCGGGTGGAGGCAGGCGCCTCCTGGGCAGGGGGCGAGGCAGGGGGCATAGAGACGAAGGACGTGACCATGTAGGGGGGCATCTTCCTGGTAGGTGCCGTGTTGGGGGTGGTGGACGCCGAGGGGGTAGGGGAGGGTTTGGATGGAGAGGGCGCCCGAGGCTGGGGGGACACCCGCGTGGGCAAGGTGGGAGCAGATGTGTCcgtgggagcagcagtggtgcCTGTGTGGGGCATGGCAGCAGTCTGAGGGGCAGTGAACACCAGCTCTGGGGGCTCGCAGACGGTGATGTTGTCTGGGAGCTTGGAGTCTGGCTTTGCCCCCTCAGGGACACCTGGCTGCAGTGGCTGCTCGGGCTTCTGCAGCGCTGCCTTGTGCTTGCGGGGCGGCGTGGCTGGGGGCAGCCCTGAGGCCGGGGGTTCCAACTGCGCCTGGGGTGTCTGGGTCGACCGGCTGGAAGCCGCCTTGTCGGGGATGGGGACGGCAGTGTTCTTGGTTGGAGCAGCACGGGAGtctgcagggaggaaggagagccaTGAGCTGAGTTGGGGTGTGTGTATGCAGGAGCAGGGTGCAAGCAGCATCCCGCTGTCTAAAGCCCTGGAGGAAGAGCCTGCAAAGCaccgtgctgctgcagccccattCCGCGGGGCTCGCTGTGGGCACTGCCCCACAGGAACGGCCAGCTTACCCGTTGCTTCCAGGTGCACTTTGCCTGATGTGGTGCTGTAAGGCCCCTGCCCAGCCTTATTGACACAGGCCACCCGGAATTTGGCAGTGCTGCCGGGGGGCAGCTCTGTCACGTTGAAGTAGCAGTCAGTGATGCCGGTGCTGACCAACTTCCACTCGTGCTCCCCTGCCAGCATGGAGGCATGGTGAGGTTCAGGCTGCACCCTGTCCCACTTTCCCAGGCCCCCAGCACCCATCCATGCAAGGATGAGGGTTGTAGCCCAGCCAAGGGTGCCCCCAAGCAGAGTCGGGGTGGCCACGTTTCACTGGCCACGTACCCTCCAGCCTGTGCTCCAGCGTGTAGGTGCAGGGGGCTTTGCTCTCTGCGGGCTTCCACAGCACCAGCACCGTGTTCTTGTACTTCTGGGCGATCTCCGGGGTGCCTGGCCGCCCGGGGAGCCCTGCCAGGGGACACAGAGTAGGCAGGCTGGGTGCctggccagcagcagggtgTGCGGGCTTGGACACACAGGGAAAtgcctgtgcagcagcagcctgtccCCCTTGAAAGCCCCAAGTAGGGATGTGCAGAGCAGGGATCCAGTGCTCTGCCCCAGAGAGTCCCCGGCCCCATGGCTGTTTCACCGTGTTAGCAGCAGTGCCTGAGCGTGCATCCTTCCTGCCAGAGCCAGCCCCGAGCAGCCCGAGCAAACAATCCCCAGCACCTGGCATGTGTTCTGTCCCTGTGGGGCAGCACCTCTTTCCCCTGAGATCCCCCCACCCCCGTGTCCTTACGTGCCACAGCCAGCGTGCAGGAGCTGATGGCTGTGCCAAGGGTGTTGGCAGCTGCACACTCATATAGCCCCGCATCCTTCCTGGAGACCTTGGAGATGGTGAGCATCTGGCGGCCGTCCTTGCAGGAGATGATGTTCAGCACATTGTCCGGCTGCAGTGACCGCTTATCTGCAAAGGGGAGCAGAGGAAAGCGATGCTacagctgctccctgggcaCCCACCCACTCAGGCAGCCCTGGCATCAGCAGCCCCCACCTTTCATCCAGACAATTCTGGGGGTCGGGCagccagcaggcaggcagcaaaGGGTCAGGGCATCGCCCTCCAGGAGCACCTGGTCCTTCAGCTTGATGTgaaaaatgggggggaaatCTGGAGAGCAGAGGGCATGGTGAGGACAGGGTGTCAGGGGACAACCCGTGTGCCCCATATCCTGGCCATGCCTACCTGACTCGCTGGGTGCATGCTGCCGCCCAGCTGCAGAGCCATCCTCCCGCAGCAGGCTGGAGGGAATGCTGGGCTGTGAGGCCATCTTCTCCTTCTTCGTGCGGGAGAGTCCCCAGCGCTCCCAGCGTGACCGCTTCTGCCCCTCACCTGCAGAGACGTGGAGAGGGAGGGTGGCTGGGACTGATTCCTGGGGACTTACCGGGGTGCCTGTGTGGCCGTGCTGAGGCAGCTCGGCCTCAGGGTactcccagctcccagctcaccTTTGGCAGAGGCAGTGGAGCGGGTGCTGCCCTCCGAGCGCAGGGACTCGGAGGACGGTGCGGGTGCCGGGGGTGGTCCCACCTGGTCCTGCGCCACGACGCCCACCCGTCGCAGGCTGTCCCCCTCCGAGATGGAGCGGcgcagcagggagggctgccGCTGacccagctcccccagcccctcgTCCTCGGGCCGCTCGTCTGACAGGCTGCGCAGCCGCGAGGACACCCTCTCCATAGTGGCACTGATCTTCCGCCGCACCGCCACCACCGGTGACTCCCCGCCACCCACCGGCTCCGACTTGAGGCTCTCCGAGTCCCTGCGCTCCTTGGAGCTGCCCAAACCCAGGCTCCAGGAGAAGCGGCGCCCGCGGGTGGGAGTGTCACCGCCACCTTCCTCCCCtttgctcttcctcctctcagGAGGTGGAGTGCGCTTGAGGAGCACGGACATCCTGCGGAGGAAGCTGCTGTCCTTCTCCACCTCGTGCAGGTCCTGCACTGACTTGGACTTCTCCAAGCCGGCGGGCTGGCTCCGGCGCAGCTCCAGGGGCACGCCGGCTGGTGTGGGCCGGTAAATGCCATCGTCGCGGGCCGAGGGGCTGGCCAAGTGCCGGTCCTCAGAGCGGGAGCGGGTGAGGAGCTTCAGCCCACGGCTGAGGGATGACTCGCGGCTCCGCTTGAATTTGGCCTCGAAGACCTCCTCAGAGGCAATGTCCTGGAtgagcagggagctggaggagccggtgggctgtgcctccttcttctcctctgGTGCTGGTGCCGCTGCAGGGGGCTCGGCAGGGGCAGCGGGCTGGGGGGCTTCCTTGGTGGCCATCTCCCCTTCCCATGTGGCTCCCATCGCCTGCATCACCTCCGCGTAGGAGGACGTCTTAGGGGTGCGAGCACCAGGGGCCGAAGGCTGCTGCGGGGTGGCTGCTCTGGGCCTGGCAGCCCCCACCCCAGGCGTCCCTGTGGCTCTGATGGCTTCAGCCTTGGAGGGCACCTTCTCCTCCGTTGGCTTCTTTCCCACAGTGGCGATGCCGGCTCTGGCCTGGGGCTGGGCCCGCTCCTCGGGGCTGGGCTTCCTCTCCTGGGCAGCCTTGGCCACAGGGGGCTGCGGTACAATGACCTCCGGCACCTGGGGCCGTGCCTCGGAGAGCGCCGAGAGTGACGGGGACTCCTTGAGCCGCTGGGCCTCAGCGTGGGCCATCGGGATCTCCAGGGGTGCTCCGGAGCGGCGGTGCCGGACGACGGGCTCAGCATCACcgtggctgaaggagctgctcttctgcaggATGCGCTCCGGGGGCAGCAGGTGGGGTGAGGCGGCCTCGCTGGACGCTGCCCGCACCAACCGCGGCACCGAGGGTGCCAGCTGCTCCATGCGGGGCGGCCACGGCCCCTTCTTGTTGGGGACCACCCCCAGCGTCTCCAGGAGCGGACCCCGCAGGCCACTGACCTTGCCGTCGGCGGTGCCGCCCCGCAGCAGGCGCTGCCGCATCAGCTCCAGGCGCTGGGCGTGCTCGTCCTCGGCCCCCCGCCGCCGCGGCAGCTCCATGGAGGCCGCCTTGGCCAGGGCACGTCGAGGCTCCCGGCCCACCTCAGCCCCCTCCTCAAGGCCTGGGGGCCGGCTCAGCAAGGCGCTGTCAGCCGAGCTGCCCCGCTTCAGCTCGCCCCGGCGGGTGCTCTCCGGGGACTCCAGGCTGGAGCCCTTCCTCATGGCTTTGCGGGGATACTCGAGCCGCTTCTGGGCCTCGGGGGCCTCCTCGTCGGAGGAGCTGGGTGCCTCCACCTCTGCACACTGCCGCCGCGGCCCTGGGGCCCTCGGCCTCTTCCCCAGGGCCACCACGGCCTTTCCCGTGGCCTCGCTCTGCCACTCCATGGCGGAGCCGTCCCCTGGCATGGCCACCTCCTGTCGCAGGCCCTCAGCTGGCCCCGGCATCTCGTCATCCGTGGGGATCTCGTTGAGGGACATGCGGGAGCCAGAGAACTCCACCTGGTGCGGCATGGGGATGAAGGGCAGCTCGTCCAGGTCATCCGAGTCTGAGGAGGACGAGAGGGCTGGAGACTCCTTGAGGTGGCGAGGCACGGCGATGGAGAGGTGGTTGGAGGtgtcctccagcagctccgGGATCGGCCGCAGCACCATGTTGCACTTGTAGCTGATCTGTGAGCGCTGCAGCCCACGGACGGGGCTGGGTCAGgcccaggcaggcagcacagcaccatgCATGGCATCAGCCAGACTGGCACACATtgccctcctcccaccccagcTCCTAACCCCACCTGCCATTTCCGACGGGAGAGGAAGAGCTTCAGGTGGTCGGTGCTGATGACCTTCCCCTTGGCCAGGgtctgcagggagaggggacAGCAAAGTCATTTAGACCCTACAGCAAGCCCTGAGCGACGCTGCTGCACCagggtgctgctctgtgctgggactCACCTTGAACCAGGGGTGCTCCAGAGTCTGCTCCGCATTGGGTCTCCTgtgaagcagcagagccaggtgAGGCCTGCATCCTGCCAGCCCCTCACCCAGCTCCTCCATCCCAATGGGGCACGTGGCCATGCCCCAGGAGGGGATGGGCTCCGCGGCACTCACAGCCTGTCATTGACCAGCACTTTGATGACAAAGCCCTTGGCCTCCCGAGTGAGCCCCTGGAACATCCTTTCCTCAAAAGCCACGTTGTAGTTACGGATGTTCATCAGCGTCGTCTTGTCGTTCTCACCCACGAAGGGGGAGATCCCGGTGAGGCTGTGAGGAGGGAACACTGTCACCGGGATGCAGGAAACAGTTTGGCATGTCCTGGGGACTGAGCGCTGCCCCAGCGCCGTGGGCAGGAGCAGacagagaggaggggaggagcaCGGAAAGGGAACAGAATGGGGGTCTCTTCTGTGGGGACGAAGCGGGGCACTTACCACAGGTAGGCGATGACCCCCACAGGCCTGTGGAGAGGAGAGCAGGGTCACCACACAGCACCAGTCCCTCAGCACAGTGGGGACGCTAAGTCTACCCGGCTGCCCTTACCAGACATCGGTGACACTGGAGACGGGGCTCTGGTTGACAATCTCGGGCCCCACAAACTCGGGGGTGCCGTACTTGCAGTACTGCGGCTCATCGGGCGTCAGCTCCTGCGCGTTGCCGAAGTCGCAGATCCGGACCTGCTCGCTGCTTGAATCCGCCATCAGGAGGTTTTCTGGCTACAGGAGAGCGCAGGGCAGGCGGGAGTTTGGCAGGAGGCTCCCACTGGGGAGAAGCACGGTGGGGCACAGGGGCTGTCCCCTCTGCAGGGACGCAGGGAGCACTCACTTTGATGTCCAGGTGCAGGACTTGGTGCTGGTGAAGGTAGCAGATCCCCTCCAGGATCTGCCGCATGTAGGAGCGGACCTGCGAGGGAGCAGAGGTGGGGTGGCACCAGGCAGCAGAGGGCCTGATGAGGTAGGTGGATGCCACCTCCTTTTGGCACGACGCAGTAAGCATCACGCATCCGTGGGATGGGGCGGACACTGGTACCCCAGCCACCAATTGTCTCCCTGCCCACTTCACCTACCTCAGACTCGCACACTGAGGGCTTCCTTGCCATCCTGTCCAGCAGCTCATCCTCGGCACAGCTGGGAATGGTCAAGGAGCACAGGGAACACTGTGCCCGTGCCCTCCTCCCACCTTGCTGCCATGCACTCActgccccccagccctcccctggCCCCCACACCACGCTCCTGGAGGATACAGCTCCATCACCATGATGACTGCGTTCTTCTTCTCAAAGGCATCATGAAAGAAGACGATGCGCTCATGATCGAGCTGTGAGAGGATGTGCAGCTCCCGGCGTGCTGACTGCTTGGCCTTGGTCCTGCCAGGGACGAACTTGGCTGCAAAGTCCAGGCGGCTGCTCTTCTCCGTCACTCTCCGCAGGTAGGAGAAAGCCCCCCTGCAACGTGGCGGTGGGATgaggaggtgggagggaagaCCTCCCCATTGCTGAGAAGCTGGGGTAGGCACTTGTACCCGCAGGGAGATGCCCCAGGACCATCGCTGGAGGATGACGACTGTCCTCAGAGGATCTCCTGGCCCCGTACCTCCCGATCTCCTCGTGCACATCATAGTAGTCAGTCAGGCGTCGTGCCTTGTGCAGTGCATCTTCCTCCATGGTGGCATCggctgcaggctgggctggaggaaggagaggtgCTGTCAGGGTTGAGCAAGGGGCCGGGGGGAGGCCCGCAATGCAGGGCCAAGGGGACCTGGCTGGCTGTACCTGCGCGCACCACCAGCTCAGCCTTGCAGGAGACCTCTCCCGCCAGGTTCCTGGCCGTGCAGGTGTAGACCCCGCTGTCgggctcagcagcacccagcaccacCAGGGAGCACTCATTGTCCTCGTAAACGAAGCTCAGGTggctgctctcctccagcagctccccatcCTGGGGATGC
This window harbors:
- the SPEG gene encoding striated muscle preferentially expressed protein kinase isoform X7; this translates as MNTTPTSVLALSQTEERSSWSGSQQTVVEKEPDANLPLRGPYLRPSAWQPQGTPSSIPQGGYRRDDPHSGPVSPKPGAEPPHSPAALPLTAKPPIIRSPSPRAGLCPPTPSGATPQPSARLPSSSCTPVTPRRTSSVPADYQDTVPEEYEEKIKKPKSQSQGSTQDSRPATPMSDASGRISVRASPKLVRAGSRIFERLQYFEERRGSLEQADSPFPARPWLPLRKTRSFDQPGWERRAGTPGGWRDGEGSAASRRQAFRQKAASFDERGKFAGRVQDIEHKFSEELSRIKRTVSKQQLRRSQELGKAEPQPPAEPPAARTPRGSAVPRKAQPAKASSPAEGTHVIQHLALSSVALVGPNGEPEPGGQRARRGPARGGVVEEARKAAQQDGGGEVRKKEQWLLAQATPRGRVAEGTPCPDGGPVAASRAPGVASEGLAARLAVPHGLYRRPEVPAEVRFLPWAKPGMEQEARLERSWAGQHGTGKEVDRRQAKVAEKKESVRMSQEGRGTRSKGKGHRARPTSPELESSDDSYVSAGEDPLEAPVFEIPIQDTAVAVGTEVLLKCIVTANPQPEVSWRKDGVPLRSSTARPIKAEGERHTLLVRSARVADAGLYTVTAANEVGATCCSAILSVRPAPAVERHGNLAPPLGQVSPITSDEEYLSPLEEFPESGTPQHRPAMKLQPRAEHGAAHSSSESSFKAAPTFEVALSDQSVLEGQDVSMSVRVRGEPKPIIYWLRNRQPVKYGRRHHAEEAEGARGLCTLHILAAERTDTGFYTCKAVNEYGTKQCEAKLEVRARPECQSLAVVVPLQDVVVGAGELALFECLVAGPPDMDVDWLSRGRLLQPALLKCKMHFDGRKCKLLLTSVHEDDSGIYTCKLSTAKDELTCSARLTVKPSVQPLFTRKLEDVDVVEGRTARFDCMVSGTPVPTVTWSHFGQIVQEGENVRIQQDGGLHSLVIVHVSSEDEGHYVVTARNAHGHVECSAELYVEEPRPSAASQISKLEKMPSIPEEPEQAETEAECFTMPDFLKPLHNLEVVESKEAVLECQVAGMPYPSITWFHNGSRIDSTDDRKMMQYKDVHRLVFRAVSHTHAGVYKSVIANKVGKATCYAHLYVTDVVPTPPDGPPTVASVTGRAITLTWNKPKWLDTAIDPSSVTYVVQMQVLGMTQWMVLVAGVRDTTYTVHGLTKGAQYLFRVITSTPKTNSKPSPLVGPVKLLDRGPYLDEAPVILDKPDVVYVVEGQPASITITINHVEATVTWKRGGQVLGEQEGTCEMTMPDDDQHCLRLLRVGRGAAGPLACEVSNRHGTARCTLRLHLAEAPRFESIMEDIDAQEGETPRFAVVVEGKPLPDIMWYKDGELLEESSHLSFVYEDNECSLVVLGAAEPDSGVYTCTARNLAGEVSCKAELVVRAAQPAADATMEEDALHKARRLTDYYDVHEEIGRGAFSYLRRVTEKSSRLDFAAKFVPGRTKAKQSARRELHILSQLDHERIVFFHDAFEKKNAVIMVMELCAEDELLDRMARKPSVCESEVRSYMRQILEGICYLHQHQVLHLDIKPENLLMADSSSEQVRICDFGNAQELTPDEPQYCKYGTPEFVGPEIVNQSPVSSVTDVWPVGVIAYLCLTGISPFVGENDKTTLMNIRNYNVAFEERMFQGLTREAKGFVIKVLVNDRLRPNAEQTLEHPWFKTLAKGKVISTDHLKLFLSRRKWQRSQISYKCNMVLRPIPELLEDTSNHLSIAVPRHLKESPALSSSSDSDDLDELPFIPMPHQVEFSGSRMSLNEIPTDDEMPGPAEGLRQEVAMPGDGSAMEWQSEATGKAVVALGKRPRAPGPRRQCAEVEAPSSSDEEAPEAQKRLEYPRKAMRKGSSLESPESTRRGELKRGSSADSALLSRPPGLEEGAEVGREPRRALAKAASMELPRRRGAEDEHAQRLELMRQRLLRGGTADGKVSGLRGPLLETLGVVPNKKGPWPPRMEQLAPSVPRLVRAASSEAASPHLLPPERILQKSSSFSHGDAEPVVRHRRSGAPLEIPMAHAEAQRLKESPSLSALSEARPQVPEVIVPQPPVAKAAQERKPSPEERAQPQARAGIATVGKKPTEEKVPSKAEAIRATGTPGVGAARPRAATPQQPSAPGARTPKTSSYAEVMQAMGATWEGEMATKEAPQPAAPAEPPAAAPAPEEKKEAQPTGSSSSLLIQDIASEEVFEAKFKRSRESSLSRGLKLLTRSRSEDRHLASPSARDDGIYRPTPAGVPLELRRSQPAGLEKSKSVQDLHEVEKDSSFLRRMSVLLKRTPPPERRKSKGEEGGGDTPTRGRRFSWSLGLGSSKERRDSESLKSEPVGGGESPVVAVRRKISATMERVSSRLRSLSDERPEDEGLGELGQRQPSLLRRSISEGDSLRRVGVVAQDQVGPPPAPAPSSESLRSEGSTRSTASAKGEGQKRSRWERWGLSRTKKEKMASQPSIPSSLLREDGSAAGRQHAPSESDFPPIFHIKLKDQVLLEGDALTLCCLPAGCPTPRIVWMKDKRSLQPDNVLNIISCKDGRQMLTISKVSRKDAGLYECAAANTLGTAISSCTLAVARLPGRPGTPEIAQKYKNTVLVLWKPAESKAPCTYTLEHRLEGEHEWKLVSTGITDCYFNVTELPPGSTAKFRVACVNKAGQGPYSTTSGKVHLEATDSRAAPTKNTAVPIPDKAASSRSTQTPQAQLEPPASGLPPATPPRKHKAALQKPEQPLQPGVPEGAKPDSKLPDNITVCEPPELVFTAPQTAAMPHTGTTAAPTDTSAPTLPTRVSPQPRAPSPSKPSPTPSASTTPNTAPTRKMPPYMVTSFVSMPPASPPAQEAPASTRSSKEPSGDSRAPDGTALRQGVPQKPYTFLDEKARGRFGVIRLCKENATGKLFMAKIVPYEAERKQSVLQEYEILKALHHERIMALHEAYITPRYLVLICENCAGKEILYSIVDRFRYSEDDVVSYVLQLLQGLEYLHGRRIVHLDIKPDNVVVSGTNALKIIDFGSAQTYNPLVLRQLGRRVGTLEYMSPEVVKGDPVGSAADVWGVGVLTYIMLSGRSPFFELDPIETENRILAGRFDAFKLYPNVSQSAALFIRKVLTVHPWSRPTVKDCFANTWLQDAYLMKLRRQTLTFTTNRLKEFLVEHQRRRGEAVTKHKVLLRSYQGGQPPGPQ